The Tistrella mobilis genome window below encodes:
- a CDS encoding formimidoylglutamate deiminase, translating to MQRLFLKTARLPAGWARDVLVTIDAAGRIAAVDTDTVPAGDVPRFDGYAVPGMPNLHGHAHQRAIAGFGERAGAEGADSFWSWRAAMYRALGRMTPEDFEAVAAWGQVEMLKAGFTALGEFHYLHHDLDGSPYADPAEMSLRAVAAARETGIALTMLPVLYAASGFGGLPPTEGQRRFILDADRFLALVARLESEAATDPHLVVGIAPHSLRAVPPALLAEVLAARPTGPVHVHIAEQPREVADCLATTGARPVDWLYDHAEVDGRWCLVHATHITEGERGRIARSGAVAGLCPVTEANLGDGIFPAEAFLAEGGRFGIGTDSHVSIGVAEELRLLEYGQRLVSGRRTVLSGGAGRSTGETLHLTAVEGGAGALGIDAGRIAPGARADIVVLDAADALLTGRRPESVLDGWIFAANRPLVTDVFAGGRHVVAGGRHIHEDAIARRFRAALERLHA from the coding sequence ATGCAGAGACTGTTCCTGAAGACTGCCCGCCTGCCTGCGGGCTGGGCGCGTGATGTTCTGGTCACAATAGACGCGGCCGGCCGGATCGCCGCAGTCGACACCGACACCGTGCCGGCGGGCGACGTGCCGCGTTTCGATGGTTATGCCGTGCCCGGCATGCCGAACCTGCACGGCCATGCCCATCAGCGGGCGATCGCCGGCTTCGGGGAGCGGGCCGGGGCCGAAGGCGCCGACAGTTTCTGGAGCTGGCGGGCCGCCATGTATCGGGCGCTCGGCCGGATGACGCCCGAAGATTTCGAGGCCGTGGCCGCCTGGGGCCAGGTCGAGATGCTGAAGGCGGGCTTCACCGCACTCGGCGAGTTCCATTACCTGCATCACGACCTTGACGGCAGCCCCTATGCCGATCCGGCGGAGATGAGCCTGCGCGCCGTCGCTGCCGCGCGCGAGACCGGCATCGCGCTGACCATGCTGCCGGTGCTTTACGCCGCATCGGGCTTCGGCGGCCTGCCGCCGACGGAAGGCCAGCGCCGTTTCATCCTGGATGCCGATCGCTTCCTGGCCCTGGTCGCGCGGCTGGAGAGCGAAGCCGCGACCGATCCGCATCTGGTGGTCGGCATCGCCCCGCATTCCCTGCGCGCCGTGCCGCCGGCTCTGCTGGCCGAGGTGCTGGCGGCGCGGCCGACGGGCCCCGTGCATGTCCACATCGCCGAACAGCCGCGCGAGGTGGCCGATTGCCTGGCCACCACCGGCGCCCGGCCGGTCGACTGGCTGTATGACCATGCCGAGGTCGACGGGCGCTGGTGCCTGGTGCATGCGACCCATATCACCGAAGGCGAGCGCGGCCGTATCGCGCGGAGCGGCGCCGTGGCCGGGCTCTGCCCGGTGACCGAGGCCAATCTGGGCGACGGCATCTTTCCGGCCGAGGCCTTCCTGGCCGAGGGCGGGCGCTTCGGTATCGGCACCGACAGCCATGTCTCGATCGGCGTCGCCGAGGAGTTGCGGCTGCTGGAATACGGCCAGCGGCTGGTGAGTGGCCGGCGCACCGTGCTGTCGGGCGGCGCCGGCAGATCGACCGGCGAGACGCTGCACCTGACGGCGGTAGAGGGCGGTGCCGGGGCGCTGGGGATCGATGCCGGGCGCATCGCGCCGGGGGCGCGCGCCGATATCGTGGTGCTGGACGCCGCGGATGCCTTGCTGACCGGCCGCCGGCCGGAAAGCGTGCTCGACGGCTGGATTTTCGCCGCCAACCGCCCGCTGGTCACCGATGTTTTCGCCGGGGGTCGCCATGTCGTGGCGGGCGGCCGGCATATTCACGAGGACGCCATCGCCCGCCGCTTCCGGGCCGCGCTCGAAAGGCTGCATGCATGA
- a CDS encoding sensor histidine kinase: protein MSDLFDRKSGAVMRQTREEDLDRLIALALAAPGDTGSAIGDMPAPGDWRAGAIALRATPIAATTHCMDVVDRFLRDPTLPALAVVDGNDRPIGLVGRTHLLYEFARPFIRDLYARRPIRELMARDPLVVDEETGIEALGAEITAAGGGAFSAGFVVTAGGRYLGVGSALDVMRRLVARMAEHNRALDRAVEEAERANAAKTAFLANMSHELRTPLNAVLGFSEIIMTQMLGPVGHARYLEYIGDIHSSAEHLLSLINDLLDIAKADATGLPLDIEPVDVISLAAETLRMVAPRAEKAGVVLAADLPERMPVITGDRRRLRQILLNLLSNAVKFTPDGGEVRLILEDLPAEPGEPARIRMMVADTGIGMTAEQIPIALSRFGQIDSSLTRRHDGTGLGLPLSRALAEMHGGGLTIDSTPGFGTTITVTLPHRAMVRPAGTDPVKADQGL from the coding sequence GAGGATCTCGACCGGCTGATCGCACTTGCCCTCGCCGCACCGGGTGATACCGGCAGCGCCATCGGCGACATGCCGGCACCGGGCGACTGGCGGGCGGGCGCGATTGCGTTGCGCGCCACGCCGATCGCCGCGACCACCCATTGCATGGATGTGGTCGATCGCTTTCTTCGGGATCCGACCCTGCCGGCCCTGGCCGTGGTGGACGGCAATGACCGGCCGATCGGCCTGGTCGGACGTACTCATCTGCTCTACGAATTTGCCCGTCCGTTCATCCGCGATCTGTATGCCCGCCGACCGATCCGCGAGTTGATGGCGCGTGATCCGCTGGTGGTCGATGAAGAGACCGGCATCGAGGCGCTGGGCGCCGAGATCACCGCAGCCGGCGGCGGCGCCTTTTCGGCCGGTTTCGTGGTCACCGCCGGCGGGCGCTATCTGGGGGTGGGCTCGGCACTCGACGTGATGCGCCGCCTGGTGGCCCGCATGGCCGAACACAACCGCGCCCTGGACCGGGCGGTCGAAGAGGCCGAACGTGCCAATGCCGCCAAGACCGCCTTCCTCGCCAATATGAGCCATGAACTGCGCACGCCGCTGAACGCGGTTCTGGGCTTTTCGGAAATCATCATGACCCAGATGCTGGGGCCCGTCGGCCATGCCCGCTATCTGGAATATATTGGCGACATTCATTCCTCGGCTGAGCATCTGCTGTCGCTGATCAACGATCTGCTCGACATTGCCAAGGCCGATGCCACCGGGCTGCCGCTCGACATCGAACCGGTCGACGTCATAAGCCTTGCCGCCGAGACCCTGCGTATGGTGGCACCGCGGGCCGAAAAGGCCGGGGTCGTCCTTGCCGCCGACCTGCCGGAGCGGATGCCGGTGATCACCGGCGATCGCCGGCGCCTGCGTCAGATCCTGCTGAACCTGTTGTCGAACGCGGTAAAATTCACCCCCGACGGCGGCGAGGTGCGGCTGATCCTGGAAGACCTGCCGGCCGAGCCGGGCGAGCCGGCCCGGATCCGGATGATGGTCGCCGATACCGGCATCGGCATGACGGCCGAACAGATCCCGATCGCCCTGTCACGCTTCGGCCAGATCGATTCCAGCCTGACCCGCCGCCATGACGGCACCGGCCTGGGGCTGCCGCTGTCGCGGGCGCTGGCCGAGATGCATGGCGGCGGGCTCACCATCGACAGCACGCCCGGCTTCGGCACGACGATCACGGTGACCCTGCCTCACCGGGCGATGGTACGTCCGGCCGGAACGGATCCGGTCAAAGCAGACCAAGGGCTCTGA
- a CDS encoding FAD-binding oxidoreductase gives MPTPLNHPSPAILDRIRTVVGPKGWRDEPAAMEPHLKEWRGLWTGKTPAVVMPATTEEVAAVVTIAAEAGIALVPQGGNTGLVGGGVPTETGDELLISLARMNRIRDVDAAGGSLVAEAGCILADVQAAAAEAGRLFPLSLASEGSARIGGLISTNAGGVHVLRYGSMRDLVLGLEVVLPDGRVWNGLRRLRKDNTGYALRQLFAGAEGTLGIITAAALELVPMPRHRAAAFVAMGSPEAALDLFARARAHAGDLLEAFELINATPMGFALRHIPGLGDPLPDAAGPWFVLIELAGPIPLGELLEGLLGEALEEGAIEDAAIAQSETQRNAFWSLREGLSEAQKPEGASIKHDVSVPVSAIPALIRRGGRLVEELIPGARLCPFGHMGDGNIHFNVSRPVDMTDADFLARWHEVATAVHDLVAELGGSFSAEHGVGRLKTADLTRYRSEVEVGLMRAIKNVIDPAGIMSPGRVLSRD, from the coding sequence ATGCCCACACCGCTGAACCACCCCTCGCCCGCGATTCTGGACCGCATCCGCACCGTGGTGGGCCCGAAGGGCTGGCGTGACGAGCCGGCGGCGATGGAGCCGCATCTGAAGGAATGGCGCGGCCTCTGGACCGGAAAAACCCCTGCCGTGGTGATGCCCGCAACCACGGAAGAGGTCGCGGCCGTGGTGACGATCGCGGCCGAAGCCGGCATAGCGCTCGTCCCCCAGGGCGGCAATACCGGCCTGGTCGGCGGTGGTGTGCCCACCGAGACCGGTGACGAGCTGCTGATCAGCCTCGCCCGGATGAACCGGATCCGCGATGTCGATGCCGCCGGCGGCAGTCTCGTTGCCGAGGCCGGCTGCATCCTGGCCGATGTCCAGGCCGCGGCGGCGGAAGCCGGCCGACTGTTCCCGCTCAGCCTCGCCTCGGAAGGCAGTGCCCGGATCGGCGGGCTGATCTCCACCAATGCCGGCGGCGTGCATGTGCTGCGCTATGGCAGCATGCGCGATCTGGTGCTGGGGCTGGAGGTGGTGCTGCCCGACGGGCGGGTGTGGAACGGGCTGCGCCGGCTGCGCAAGGACAATACCGGCTATGCGCTGCGCCAGCTCTTCGCCGGCGCCGAGGGTACGCTCGGCATCATCACGGCGGCGGCACTCGAACTGGTGCCGATGCCGCGCCACCGGGCGGCGGCCTTCGTCGCCATGGGCTCCCCCGAAGCTGCCCTCGACCTCTTCGCCCGCGCCCGCGCCCATGCGGGTGACCTGCTCGAAGCCTTCGAGCTGATCAATGCCACGCCGATGGGCTTTGCGCTCCGCCACATTCCGGGCCTCGGCGACCCGCTGCCCGATGCCGCCGGGCCCTGGTTCGTACTGATCGAACTCGCCGGCCCCATTCCGCTGGGGGAGCTGCTCGAAGGTCTGCTCGGCGAGGCGCTGGAGGAAGGTGCGATCGAGGACGCCGCCATCGCCCAGTCCGAGACCCAGCGCAATGCCTTCTGGTCGCTGCGCGAGGGCCTGTCCGAGGCGCAGAAACCCGAGGGCGCCAGCATCAAACACGACGTCTCGGTACCGGTCTCGGCCATCCCGGCCCTGATCCGCCGCGGCGGCCGGCTGGTCGAAGAGCTGATCCCCGGCGCCCGGCTCTGTCCCTTCGGCCACATGGGCGACGGCAATATTCACTTCAACGTCAGCCGGCCGGTCGACATGACCGATGCCGATTTTCTGGCCCGCTGGCACGAGGTCGCCACCGCCGTACATGATCTGGTGGCGGAGCTGGGGGGCAGCTTCTCGGCCGAACACGGCGTCGGCCGGCTCAAGACCGCCGACCTCACGCGCTATCGCTCCGAGGTCGAGGTCGGGCTGATGCGGGCGATCAAGAACGTCATCGACCCGGCCGGCATCATGTCCCCCGGCCGGGTGCTGTCGCGGGATTGA
- the hutG gene encoding N-formylglutamate deformylase, translating into MTGETTVHEVYTLRRGGSALVVSMPHCGTGLFDGLEARLTPEALDLADTDWHIPELYDFAADFDATIIAARLSRYVVDLNRPSSGESLYPGQATTGLCPTTLFDGRPLYLAGAEPDAAEIAGRVASYWQPYHAALAAELDRARAAHGHALLWDAHSIRGVVPRLFEGRLPDLNIGTARGASMSPERRARVAAAAEAAAGAAGYGHVVDGRFVGGHITRNYGRPDQGVEAIQMELVQETYMEENGPPFSFLPERAARIRPVLKAVMAAFIG; encoded by the coding sequence ATGACCGGTGAGACGACGGTGCACGAGGTTTACACCCTTCGCCGCGGCGGTTCCGCGCTGGTGGTGAGCATGCCCCATTGCGGCACGGGGCTGTTCGACGGGCTGGAGGCGCGGCTGACGCCCGAGGCGCTGGATCTGGCCGATACCGACTGGCACATCCCCGAACTCTATGACTTCGCGGCGGACTTCGATGCCACGATCATCGCCGCCCGACTGTCGCGCTATGTGGTCGACCTGAACCGGCCGTCCTCGGGCGAGAGCCTCTATCCCGGCCAGGCGACCACCGGGCTCTGCCCGACGACGCTGTTCGACGGCCGGCCGCTCTATCTGGCCGGTGCGGAACCGGACGCGGCCGAGATCGCCGGGCGGGTGGCCAGCTATTGGCAGCCCTATCATGCGGCGCTGGCGGCGGAACTCGACCGGGCCAGGGCCGCCCATGGCCATGCGCTGCTCTGGGATGCCCATTCGATCCGCGGCGTGGTGCCGCGGCTGTTCGAGGGGCGGCTGCCGGATCTGAACATCGGCACCGCCCGCGGCGCAAGCATGAGCCCGGAGCGCAGGGCGCGGGTCGCCGCGGCGGCGGAGGCGGCGGCCGGAGCGGCGGGCTATGGCCATGTGGTCGACGGCCGCTTTGTCGGCGGCCACATCACCCGCAACTATGGCCGCCCGGATCAGGGTGTCGAGGCGATCCAGATGGAACTGGTCCAGGAGACCTATATGGAAGAGAACGGCCCGCCCTTCAGCTTCCTGCCGGAACGCGCGGCCCGCATCCGGCCGGTGCTGAAGGCGGTGATGGCGGCCTTCATCGGCTGA
- the hutI gene encoding imidazolonepropionase, translating into MTTAPRWDRIWVNLHVATMVPGDEAYGAIGDAAIAVKDGRIAWVGPARDLPGLPGALAADVIDAGGAWMTPGLIDCHTHLVHGGNRAREFELRLNGASYEEIAKAGGGILSTVTATRAADQDRLVADALPRLDALLAEGVTTVEIKSGYGLETDTELRMLRAARALGTRRPVDIRTTLLGAHALPPEFADDAEAYVDLVAREMIPAAAEAGLADAVDAFCERIAFSTDQTRRVFEAARAAGLPVKLHAEQLSDQKGAVLAAEFGALSADHLEYLGADGVRAMAAAGTVAVLLPGAFYMLREKQLPPILELRSAGVPIAISTDCNPGTSPVTSLLLMINMACTLFRLTPEEALAGVTRVAAQALGLDDRGTIAAGQRADLALWRIGTPAELAYMVGFNPCIQVVQAGRPRDPRMGFAQAAAA; encoded by the coding sequence ATGACCACGGCACCCCGCTGGGACCGGATCTGGGTGAACCTGCATGTGGCAACCATGGTCCCGGGCGACGAGGCCTATGGGGCGATCGGCGATGCCGCGATTGCCGTAAAGGACGGCCGCATCGCCTGGGTCGGCCCGGCACGGGATCTGCCGGGGCTGCCCGGCGCCCTGGCGGCCGACGTGATCGATGCCGGCGGCGCCTGGATGACGCCCGGGCTGATCGACTGCCATACCCATCTGGTCCATGGCGGCAACCGCGCGCGGGAATTCGAGCTGCGCCTGAACGGCGCCTCTTACGAAGAGATCGCAAAGGCCGGCGGCGGCATTCTTTCCACCGTCACCGCCACCCGTGCCGCCGATCAGGACCGGCTGGTCGCCGACGCCCTGCCCCGGTTGGATGCGCTGCTCGCCGAGGGTGTCACCACCGTCGAGATCAAGTCCGGCTACGGGCTTGAGACCGATACCGAGCTGCGCATGCTGCGCGCCGCCCGGGCACTCGGCACCCGCCGTCCGGTCGACATCCGCACCACCCTGCTTGGTGCTCATGCCCTGCCGCCCGAATTCGCCGACGATGCCGAGGCCTATGTCGATCTGGTGGCGCGCGAGATGATCCCGGCGGCTGCCGAGGCCGGCCTCGCCGATGCGGTGGATGCCTTCTGCGAGCGGATCGCCTTCTCCACCGACCAGACCAGGCGGGTGTTCGAGGCGGCACGCGCCGCCGGCCTGCCGGTCAAGCTGCATGCCGAACAGTTGAGCGACCAGAAGGGCGCGGTGCTCGCCGCCGAATTCGGCGCGCTGTCGGCCGATCACCTGGAATATCTCGGGGCCGACGGCGTGCGGGCCATGGCCGCCGCCGGTACGGTCGCGGTGCTGCTGCCCGGCGCCTTCTACATGCTGCGCGAAAAGCAGCTGCCGCCGATCCTGGAACTCAGGTCGGCCGGCGTGCCTATCGCCATTTCCACCGACTGCAACCCCGGCACCTCGCCGGTGACCTCGCTGCTGCTGATGATCAACATGGCCTGCACCCTGTTCCGATTGACGCCCGAAGAGGCGCTGGCCGGGGTCACCCGGGTGGCCGCGCAGGCGCTTGGGCTTGACGATCGCGGCACCATCGCGGCGGGCCAGCGTGCCGACCTGGCCCTCTGGCGCATCGGTACCCCCGCCGAGCTTGCCTATATGGTCGGCTTCAACCCCTGCATCCAGGTGGTCCAGGCCGGCCGGCCGCGGGATCCGCGCATGGGCTTCGCACAGGCCGCCGCCGCATGA
- the hutH gene encoding histidine ammonia-lyase: MTETTETLVLAPGRIPLDDLRRIWAERPHLVLDGEAPARMAASAAIVERIAAGEEAVYGINTGFGKLAQKRIAAGDLTRLQRNLILSHATGVGAPLAAPVVRLILAIKAASLAVGASGVRRELVEALLALHAADVLPVIPSKGSVGASGDLAPLAHLCGVLLGIGEVTVGGERLPATDGLAHAGLAPFDLGAKEGLALINGTQVSTALALDGLFRIERCYRSALVSGAIAVEAVMGSHRPFDPRIHALRGQPGQIDAAAAYRDLLADSPLNAAHQGPDCHRVQDPYSLRCQPQVMGAVLDQMRMAARTLTIEANGVTDNPLVMTDTGEVISGGNFHAEPVAMAADQLAIAASEIGALAERRIAMLIDASISGLPAFLVADAGLNSGFMIAHVTAAALASENKTLAHPASVDSLPTSANQEDHVSMATFAARRLGDIADNVSEIVGIELLAAAQGLEFHRPLRAAAKVEEAVARIRAVVPSYDTDRYFAPDLTAAGNMVREGRFCDLTEVSLEREGMAG; this comes from the coding sequence ATGACCGAGACCACCGAGACCCTGGTCCTGGCACCCGGCCGGATCCCGCTCGACGATCTTCGCCGGATCTGGGCGGAGCGGCCACACCTGGTGCTGGACGGTGAGGCGCCGGCACGGATGGCGGCGTCGGCCGCGATCGTCGAGCGCATCGCGGCCGGCGAAGAGGCCGTCTATGGCATCAATACCGGGTTCGGCAAGCTGGCCCAGAAGCGGATCGCCGCCGGTGACCTCACCCGCCTGCAGCGCAATCTGATCCTGTCGCATGCGACAGGCGTGGGGGCGCCGCTTGCGGCACCGGTGGTGCGGCTGATCCTGGCGATCAAAGCGGCGAGCCTGGCGGTGGGCGCCTCGGGCGTGCGGAGGGAACTGGTGGAAGCGCTGCTGGCGCTGCATGCCGCGGACGTGCTGCCGGTGATCCCGTCCAAGGGCAGCGTCGGTGCCTCTGGCGATCTGGCGCCGCTTGCCCATCTCTGCGGCGTGCTGCTGGGGATCGGCGAGGTGACGGTTGGCGGCGAGCGTCTGCCGGCCACGGACGGGCTGGCGCATGCCGGGCTCGCCCCCTTCGATCTGGGGGCCAAGGAAGGTCTGGCGCTGATCAACGGCACCCAGGTGTCGACCGCGCTGGCGCTGGACGGGCTGTTCCGGATCGAGCGCTGCTATCGTTCCGCCCTGGTTTCGGGCGCAATCGCGGTCGAGGCGGTGATGGGCAGCCATCGGCCCTTCGATCCGCGCATCCATGCGCTGCGCGGCCAGCCCGGCCAGATCGATGCGGCGGCAGCCTATCGTGACCTGCTGGCGGACAGCCCGCTGAACGCCGCCCATCAGGGACCCGACTGCCACCGGGTGCAGGACCCGTATTCGCTGCGCTGCCAGCCGCAGGTGATGGGCGCGGTGCTGGACCAGATGCGCATGGCGGCGCGTACGCTGACCATCGAGGCCAACGGCGTGACCGACAACCCGCTGGTGATGACCGACACGGGCGAGGTGATCTCGGGCGGTAACTTCCATGCCGAGCCGGTGGCCATGGCCGCCGACCAGCTGGCGATCGCGGCTTCCGAGATCGGCGCGCTGGCGGAGCGGCGGATCGCGATGCTGATCGACGCCTCGATCAGCGGCCTGCCGGCTTTCCTGGTGGCGGATGCCGGGCTCAATTCAGGCTTCATGATCGCCCATGTGACCGCCGCGGCGCTGGCGTCCGAGAACAAGACCCTGGCCCATCCGGCCAGCGTCGACAGCCTGCCGACCTCGGCCAATCAGGAAGATCATGTCAGCATGGCGACCTTTGCCGCCCGGCGGCTGGGCGACATCGCCGACAATGTGTCGGAGATCGTGGGCATCGAGCTGCTGGCGGCGGCGCAGGGGCTGGAGTTCCACCGGCCACTCCGCGCGGCGGCCAAGGTCGAAGAGGCGGTGGCGCGGATCCGCGCGGTGGTGCCGTCTTACGACACCGACCGCTATTTCGCCCCGGACCTGACGGCAGCGGGCAACATGGTGCGCGAAGGCCGCTTCTGCGACCTGACCGAGGTGAGCCTGGAGAGGGAGGGCATGGCCGGATGA
- a CDS encoding DUF1489 family protein, which produces MTLHLLKLAVGVNSVEHLAELQAARLVEARAAGRPPLLVHVTRQTPKETAALLDGGSLYWVIRGLVSARQRLVALEPVEGSDGVRRCALVLDPELVETETQSRKPHQGWRYLKPEDAPADRRAGSAEGGDPKLAAELRALGLL; this is translated from the coding sequence ATGACGCTGCATCTTCTCAAACTCGCGGTCGGGGTCAACTCGGTCGAACATCTCGCCGAACTCCAGGCCGCCCGGCTGGTTGAGGCCCGCGCTGCGGGCCGACCGCCGCTGCTTGTCCACGTCACTCGCCAGACGCCCAAGGAAACGGCGGCCCTGCTGGATGGCGGCTCGCTCTATTGGGTGATCCGCGGCCTGGTCTCCGCCCGTCAGCGTCTTGTGGCGCTGGAGCCGGTGGAGGGGAGCGACGGTGTGCGCCGCTGTGCGCTGGTGCTGGACCCGGAGCTGGTCGAGACGGAGACCCAGTCGCGCAAGCCGCATCAGGGCTGGCGCTATCTGAAGCCCGAGGATGCGCCCGCCGATCGCCGGGCCGGCAGCGCCGAAGGCGGTGACCCGAAGCTTGCGGCGGAACTCAGAGCCCTTGGTCTGCTTTGA